In Thermofilum pendens Hrk 5, the sequence GGAGATGTCATAGGCGACGATCACTATCACGGTGAATACCGCTCCCCGGGTTAGATAAAGATAACCGCGTAGCTACGCCCAGTCTGTGGATTGCGCACAGATGCACCTTCGCCCGTGTACGCTATGTACTCGGAGATCTCGGGTCCCTGCTCAAGAACGTAGACCATTGCGTCTCCGCGTCGAAGCACGCCCCCCTCCTTCCAGCGGGCCAGCTCTACCTCGCCGTCACCCATCTCCACTATGAGCCTCCCGCGGGTAAGCCTGAGGAAATCCGCGAGATCCACGATCTTCTGGCTGAGCCCCCTCAGGTTACCGCTACTCTCTATAACTAGGCTCCCCCTTGCGCGCTTTAGCCGGATCTTAAGAACTCCTCTCTCGGAGCCGACGATCTCGAAGTTTCTCGTTATAAGCCCTATGGAGTCTTCGCCTTCCCCGGAGCCACCCTCCACCGTGTACCTCACGCTGAACCCGCTCTTCCTGAACATCACCAGCCTAGACAGTTGCTCCGGGGGTCCCACGAACGTTTCAAGCATCTCCGCGGCCTCCGAGCCACTTATCCCGAGGTTCCTCAAGGCGCTGGTGTTACCGGACACCCTTGCCAGTGAGACTGCCCCGACGGCACGTATGATGTTCCTCCTGAACCTCCTTATCTTCTCGCTGAGAAAATGCACTACGTCGCGCTTCCTCCTCGCGTAGTTCGTAAACGCCTCGCCGACCCACTTTACCAGCCCCGCGTAGTCCGTGGAGTCCGGGGGGCTGTGCTTTTCGAGTACTTTTGCGGGAACTGCGAGGCGCACCCTCGACGGGACGCCGCGCCGCCCAACCCTGCCTAGCCTCTGTACAACGTCCTCGGCCGCGACGCCCCCCATGTACCCTAGCTTCACGGGGCCTAGGTTGACTCCCTGGGATGTCGCCTCGCTACCGACTATTACCTGTGCTTCCTCAACGCAGGCACCGACGAGGTTCCTCGTGACGATGTCGCTCGCGATGCACCTGCACGGTATGCCTTCACCCTTAAGCCTGACGGCTAGCTCGGCGACGGCGTAGAGCCTCTCGAGTATTACCAAGGCTTTCCCCCCACCGAAGCCTTCGAGATCCCTCCGCAGATTCTCCAAGACTATCTCTTGGACAGCCTCAGAGGCCTCGTAGTACGCACCTATACCCTTCTTCTCCGTTTCGACCGGGTGCAAGACCAGCTCCATGGGTCCCTTAACGCCGAACCCTTCTCCCTTGGAGACCCTAGCTTCAACGCGGCTCGGCCTGACGCCGGCGTCCTGGAGTTCCTCTAGTATGTCGTCTGCGGGCGTCGCCGAGGAGAAGACGACCGGTAGGTTTGTATCGCTTTTGAACATCGAGATCACCGCGTGTAGTGCGTCGACCTCGTATGGGCCGTAGAGGTGGAACTCGTCCACGAATACGGGGTGCACGAGCACTCTCTCCTTCACGCCCTGTATCTTGCTCAGCTCGAAGCGCGTAGCGGTCTTCGTACTCCTCAAAGCGTCCTCGAGTGCACGCTCGTCTTTGCCCGCCGCCAGACTCACAAGCAGGTTGTGGACTGTTTTACCGACGTCTTCGAAGTCTCTGTAGGCGCCCGTGTAGATGAGAAGGTACGTATCCGGCGTCGCGAAAACGACGTGGTAAAGCCCGCCCTTCCTGCTGAGCTTGTAAAGCATCTCCGCCTGCTTGTAGACGAAGTCCCTCTTCGTGGGGTCCCCTACGATAAACCTCCCGGAAAGTGCTTGCAGGGCAACGTACCTCGAGCCGCACACCGCGGCGTCCAAGTCGCAACCCACCTCAGCGGGCACCTCGTACACTAGGAGAGAGGAGTCTCCGCCAAAGCCCTCCAAGGGTCTAGCGCCCAGAGCCTCCGAGAGCGCCGAGGCAACGGTCTCCATCTGGTTTTGCAGTAGAACGTTGTTCGGGTAGAGCGCCACGAAGCCCGGGAAATCCTCTCCATCGAGGCCCGGCGAGAGCAGGAGCGTGAGGGTCTTCCCGGAACCCGTCGGAGCGACGAGCAGGACGTCTGAGCGCTTTCCAAGCTCCCTGGATACCTCGACTTGGAATTCCGTGAGCTTGTAGGATCCGAGGAGTCTCTCCGGCTTGCTGTAGGGGGTGTAGACGGGGTCTACCCGTATCACCAGCTCTTCCACGGACATAGACCCGGGCTCACTCGAGCTTCAAAGCAGGGACGACAACCTCTTTAGTCTTTGAATCCCTCACCGGCACCACGTAGGCTTCCTCTGCGACCCCAAATATACCCACGTCTCCCGCTTCGTGACGCAACAGAACCGTGTAACCGTCAACCCTTACAACATCGTTAACGTTGAACGGGTGTGTAACTTTCCTGTTGTTAGCTATGTCGACGGGAACCCGGGTCAACTCCACCCAGAGGGTACCCGCCCTCTTAGCGCCAATCCTGACGGCGAACCTAGACGGTAGCTCGCCCTCCGATACTATCAAGGTTTCAAGTATGCTGCCCGGCGCGAGGACAACGTTCTTCGTGAAGTCTGGGTAGGACAGCCTCCCCTTCCCCTTCGCCTGCACGGTGCTTTCCCCTATCGCCGACA encodes:
- a CDS encoding DEAD/DEAH box helicase, which codes for MSVEELVIRVDPVYTPYSKPERLLGSYKLTEFQVEVSRELGKRSDVLLVAPTGSGKTLTLLLSPGLDGEDFPGFVALYPNNVLLQNQMETVASALSEALGARPLEGFGGDSSLLVYEVPAEVGCDLDAAVCGSRYVALQALSGRFIVGDPTKRDFVYKQAEMLYKLSRKGGLYHVVFATPDTYLLIYTGAYRDFEDVGKTVHNLLVSLAAGKDERALEDALRSTKTATRFELSKIQGVKERVLVHPVFVDEFHLYGPYEVDALHAVISMFKSDTNLPVVFSSATPADDILEELQDAGVRPSRVEARVSKGEGFGVKGPMELVLHPVETEKKGIGAYYEASEAVQEIVLENLRRDLEGFGGGKALVILERLYAVAELAVRLKGEGIPCRCIASDIVTRNLVGACVEEAQVIVGSEATSQGVNLGPVKLGYMGGVAAEDVVQRLGRVGRRGVPSRVRLAVPAKVLEKHSPPDSTDYAGLVKWVGEAFTNYARRKRDVVHFLSEKIRRFRRNIIRAVGAVSLARVSGNTSALRNLGISGSEAAEMLETFVGPPEQLSRLVMFRKSGFSVRYTVEGGSGEGEDSIGLITRNFEIVGSERGVLKIRLKRARGSLVIESSGNLRGLSQKIVDLADFLRLTRGRLIVEMGDGEVELARWKEGGVLRRGDAMVYVLEQGPEISEYIAYTGEGASVRNPQTGRSYAVIFI